A DNA window from Arachis hypogaea cultivar Tifrunner chromosome 18, arahy.Tifrunner.gnm2.J5K5, whole genome shotgun sequence contains the following coding sequences:
- the LOC112771896 gene encoding protein-tyrosine sulfotransferase isoform X4 — MDPALKLCALLVILLLVNDAFASDFGHCERVVKSWAYTSLDNEIREDKHTLGDLLFFLHVPRTGGRTYFHCFLKKLYPNSLECPRSYDKLRFDPSKPKCRLLVTHDDYSITSKLPKARTSVVTILRDPVDRVFSTYEFSIEVAARFLVHPNLTSATQMTLRLRSKTKAVSTLDIWPWKYLVPWMRQDLFERRDARRRNGQHTIEKNDYYDMEDFAMPLHEYINHPAARDIVHNGATFQVAGLTNNSYMAEAHEVRHCVQKYKILGKYVLQVAKKRLDNMLYVGLTEEHRESATMFANVVGAQVISQLNAPNTSLELVDKTEQSSVSDSDPDSSEHQNSTSETVASEVTSSDSGEATKLKMSAKELMGAYEGCISNLRKAQSSRRIASLKRISPVNFTKEARLLVSEEVLQEIRSLNDLDLELYEYARAIFDKQHKATMRTFTEVCVEEMGQHIKHCL, encoded by the exons ATGGATCCTGCTCTCAAGCTCTGTGCTTTGCTGGTTATTCTTCTATTAG TGAATGATGCTTTTGCAAGTGATTTTGGGCACTGTGAGAGAGTTGTTAAGAGTTGGGCATACACTTCACTTGATAATGAAATCAGGGAGGATAAACACACGCTGGGGGATTTGCTGTTCTTCCTCCATGTCCCTAGGACGGGAGGGCGGACGTATTTTCACTG TTTCTTGAAAAAATTGTATCCTAACTCTCTGGAATGCCCTCGTTCTTATGATAAGTTGCGCTTTGATCCAAG CAAACCAAAATGCAGGCTATTAGTTACACATGATGACTATAGCATAACATCCAAACTTCCGAAGGCAAGAACTTCAGTTGTGACCATACTTAGGGATCCAGTAGATCGTGTCTTTAGTACGTATGAATTTTCGATAGAGGTTGCAGCTAGATTTTTGGTGCATCCCAACTTGACATCTGCAACACAGATGACTTTACGCTTGCGGTCTAAGACCAAAGCAGTTAGTACACTGGATATCTGGCCATGGAAGTATCTAGTTCCATGGATGCGGCAAGATCTTTTTGAAAGG AGAGATGCAAGGCGCAGAAATGGACAGCATACAATAGAGAAGAATGATTATTATGACATGGAAGATTTTGCAATGCCATTACATGAATACATCAATCATCCTGCGGCCAGGGATATTGTACATAACGGAGCCACATTCCAG GTTGCAGGTTTGACAAACAATTCTTATATGGCAGAAGCACACGAAGTGCGCCATTGTGTGCAGAAGTACAAGATTCTTGGCAAATATGTGCTACAAGTTGCAAAG AAGAGATTGGATAATATGTTATATGTTGGTCTTACTGAAGAGCACAGAGAATCTGCAACTATGTTTGCAAATGTGGTTGGTGCTCAGGTTATATCACAGCTTAATGCTCCAAACACTAGCCTGGAGCTTGTTGATAAAACAG AACAGAGTTCAGTTTCAGATTCTGATCCTGATAGCAGTGAACATCAG AATAGTACCTCAGAGACAGTAGCAAGTGAGGTTACTTCAAGTGACAGTGGTGAAGCAACAAAGTTGAAG ATGTCTGCTAAAGAGCTCATGGGTGCTTATGAAGGTTGCATCTCTAATTTACGCAAGGCCCAGTCAAGCCGGCGTATCGCTTCTTTGAAGAGGATTTCTCCGGTGAACTTTACTAAGGAG GCACGTCTTCTAGTTAGTGAAGAGGTTCTCCAAGAGATACGGTCTCTTAATGACCTGGACTTAGAGCTTTACGAGTATGCAAGAGCCATTTTCGATAAACAACATAAAGCTACAATGCGGACGTTCACTGAGGTATGTGTTGAAG AGATGGGACAACATATCAAGCACTGCCTCTGA
- the LOC112771896 gene encoding protein-tyrosine sulfotransferase isoform X3, whose product MDPALKLCALLVILLLVNDAFASDFGHCERVVKSWAYTSLDNEIREDKHTLGDLLFFLHVPRTGGRTYFHCFLKKLYPNSLECPRSYDKLRFDPSKPKCRLLVTHDDYSITSKLPKARTSVVTILRDPVDRVFSTYEFSIEVAARFLVHPNLTSATQMTLRLRSKTKAVSTLDIWPWKYLVPWMRQDLFERRDARRRNGQHTIEKNDYYDMEDFAMPLHEYINHPAARDIVHNGATFQVAGLTNNSYMAEAHEVRHCVQKYKILGKYVLQVAKKRLDNMLYVGLTEEHRESATMFANVVGAQVISQLNAPNTSLELVDKTEQSSVSDSDPDSSEHQNSTSETVASEVTSSDSGEATKLKMSAKELMGAYEGCISNLRKAQSSRRIASLKRISPVNFTKEARLLVSEEVLQEIRSLNDLDLELYEYARAIFDKQHKATMRTFTEVCVEAEMGQHIKHCL is encoded by the exons ATGGATCCTGCTCTCAAGCTCTGTGCTTTGCTGGTTATTCTTCTATTAG TGAATGATGCTTTTGCAAGTGATTTTGGGCACTGTGAGAGAGTTGTTAAGAGTTGGGCATACACTTCACTTGATAATGAAATCAGGGAGGATAAACACACGCTGGGGGATTTGCTGTTCTTCCTCCATGTCCCTAGGACGGGAGGGCGGACGTATTTTCACTG TTTCTTGAAAAAATTGTATCCTAACTCTCTGGAATGCCCTCGTTCTTATGATAAGTTGCGCTTTGATCCAAG CAAACCAAAATGCAGGCTATTAGTTACACATGATGACTATAGCATAACATCCAAACTTCCGAAGGCAAGAACTTCAGTTGTGACCATACTTAGGGATCCAGTAGATCGTGTCTTTAGTACGTATGAATTTTCGATAGAGGTTGCAGCTAGATTTTTGGTGCATCCCAACTTGACATCTGCAACACAGATGACTTTACGCTTGCGGTCTAAGACCAAAGCAGTTAGTACACTGGATATCTGGCCATGGAAGTATCTAGTTCCATGGATGCGGCAAGATCTTTTTGAAAGG AGAGATGCAAGGCGCAGAAATGGACAGCATACAATAGAGAAGAATGATTATTATGACATGGAAGATTTTGCAATGCCATTACATGAATACATCAATCATCCTGCGGCCAGGGATATTGTACATAACGGAGCCACATTCCAG GTTGCAGGTTTGACAAACAATTCTTATATGGCAGAAGCACACGAAGTGCGCCATTGTGTGCAGAAGTACAAGATTCTTGGCAAATATGTGCTACAAGTTGCAAAG AAGAGATTGGATAATATGTTATATGTTGGTCTTACTGAAGAGCACAGAGAATCTGCAACTATGTTTGCAAATGTGGTTGGTGCTCAGGTTATATCACAGCTTAATGCTCCAAACACTAGCCTGGAGCTTGTTGATAAAACAG AACAGAGTTCAGTTTCAGATTCTGATCCTGATAGCAGTGAACATCAG AATAGTACCTCAGAGACAGTAGCAAGTGAGGTTACTTCAAGTGACAGTGGTGAAGCAACAAAGTTGAAG ATGTCTGCTAAAGAGCTCATGGGTGCTTATGAAGGTTGCATCTCTAATTTACGCAAGGCCCAGTCAAGCCGGCGTATCGCTTCTTTGAAGAGGATTTCTCCGGTGAACTTTACTAAGGAG GCACGTCTTCTAGTTAGTGAAGAGGTTCTCCAAGAGATACGGTCTCTTAATGACCTGGACTTAGAGCTTTACGAGTATGCAAGAGCCATTTTCGATAAACAACATAAAGCTACAATGCGGACGTTCACTGAGGTATGTGTTGAAG CAGAGATGGGACAACATATCAAGCACTGCCTCTGA
- the LOC112771896 gene encoding protein-tyrosine sulfotransferase isoform X1, whose protein sequence is MDPALKLCALLVILLLVNDAFASDFGHCERVVKSWAYTSLDNEIREDKHTLGDLLFFLHVPRTGGRTYFHCFLKKLYPNSLECPRSYDKLRFDPSKPKCRLLVTHDDYSITSKLPKARTSVVTILRDPVDRVFSTYEFSIEVAARFLVHPNLTSATQMTLRLRSKTKAVSTLDIWPWKYLVPWMRQDLFERRDARRRNGQHTIEKNDYYDMEDFAMPLHEYINHPAARDIVHNGATFQVAGLTNNSYMAEAHEVRHCVQKYKILGKYVLQVAKKRLDNMLYVGLTEEHRESATMFANVVGAQVISQLNAPNTSLELVDKTEQSSVSDSDPDSSEHQNSTSETVASEVTSSDSGEATKLKMSAKELMGAYEGCISNLRKAQSSRRIASLKRISPVNFTKEARLLVSEEVLQEIRSLNDLDLELYEYARAIFDKQHKATMRTFTEQRWDNISSTASEITFWKFLPLAITFAFLILVLLLIVNVRRRTLKIK, encoded by the exons ATGGATCCTGCTCTCAAGCTCTGTGCTTTGCTGGTTATTCTTCTATTAG TGAATGATGCTTTTGCAAGTGATTTTGGGCACTGTGAGAGAGTTGTTAAGAGTTGGGCATACACTTCACTTGATAATGAAATCAGGGAGGATAAACACACGCTGGGGGATTTGCTGTTCTTCCTCCATGTCCCTAGGACGGGAGGGCGGACGTATTTTCACTG TTTCTTGAAAAAATTGTATCCTAACTCTCTGGAATGCCCTCGTTCTTATGATAAGTTGCGCTTTGATCCAAG CAAACCAAAATGCAGGCTATTAGTTACACATGATGACTATAGCATAACATCCAAACTTCCGAAGGCAAGAACTTCAGTTGTGACCATACTTAGGGATCCAGTAGATCGTGTCTTTAGTACGTATGAATTTTCGATAGAGGTTGCAGCTAGATTTTTGGTGCATCCCAACTTGACATCTGCAACACAGATGACTTTACGCTTGCGGTCTAAGACCAAAGCAGTTAGTACACTGGATATCTGGCCATGGAAGTATCTAGTTCCATGGATGCGGCAAGATCTTTTTGAAAGG AGAGATGCAAGGCGCAGAAATGGACAGCATACAATAGAGAAGAATGATTATTATGACATGGAAGATTTTGCAATGCCATTACATGAATACATCAATCATCCTGCGGCCAGGGATATTGTACATAACGGAGCCACATTCCAG GTTGCAGGTTTGACAAACAATTCTTATATGGCAGAAGCACACGAAGTGCGCCATTGTGTGCAGAAGTACAAGATTCTTGGCAAATATGTGCTACAAGTTGCAAAG AAGAGATTGGATAATATGTTATATGTTGGTCTTACTGAAGAGCACAGAGAATCTGCAACTATGTTTGCAAATGTGGTTGGTGCTCAGGTTATATCACAGCTTAATGCTCCAAACACTAGCCTGGAGCTTGTTGATAAAACAG AACAGAGTTCAGTTTCAGATTCTGATCCTGATAGCAGTGAACATCAG AATAGTACCTCAGAGACAGTAGCAAGTGAGGTTACTTCAAGTGACAGTGGTGAAGCAACAAAGTTGAAG ATGTCTGCTAAAGAGCTCATGGGTGCTTATGAAGGTTGCATCTCTAATTTACGCAAGGCCCAGTCAAGCCGGCGTATCGCTTCTTTGAAGAGGATTTCTCCGGTGAACTTTACTAAGGAG GCACGTCTTCTAGTTAGTGAAGAGGTTCTCCAAGAGATACGGTCTCTTAATGACCTGGACTTAGAGCTTTACGAGTATGCAAGAGCCATTTTCGATAAACAACATAAAGCTACAATGCGGACGTTCACTGAG CAGAGATGGGACAACATATCAAGCACTGCCTCTGAAATCACTTTCTGGAAGTTCCTTCCATTGGCAATTACTTTTGCCTTCCTCATTTTGGTATTGCTACTAATTGTAAATGTGAGAAGAAGAACGTTGAAGATTAAGTAA
- the LOC112771896 gene encoding protein-tyrosine sulfotransferase isoform X2 yields MDPALKLCALLVILLLVNDAFASDFGHCERVVKSWAYTSLDNEIREDKHTLGDLLFFLHVPRTGGRTYFHCFLKKLYPNSLECPRSYDKLRFDPSKPKCRLLVTHDDYSITSKLPKARTSVVTILRDPVDRVFSTYEFSIEVAARFLVHPNLTSATQMTLRLRSKTKAVSTLDIWPWKYLVPWMRQDLFERRDARRRNGQHTIEKNDYYDMEDFAMPLHEYINHPAARDIVHNGATFQVAGLTNNSYMAEAHEVRHCVQKYKILGKYVLQVAKKRLDNMLYVGLTEEHRESATMFANVVGAQVISQLNAPNTSLELVDKTEQSSVSDSDPDSSEHQNSTSETVASEVTSSDSGEATKLKMSAKELMGAYEGCISNLRKAQSSRRIASLKRISPVNFTKEARLLVSEEVLQEIRSLNDLDLELYEYARAIFDKQHKATMRTFTERWDNISSTASEITFWKFLPLAITFAFLILVLLLIVNVRRRTLKIK; encoded by the exons ATGGATCCTGCTCTCAAGCTCTGTGCTTTGCTGGTTATTCTTCTATTAG TGAATGATGCTTTTGCAAGTGATTTTGGGCACTGTGAGAGAGTTGTTAAGAGTTGGGCATACACTTCACTTGATAATGAAATCAGGGAGGATAAACACACGCTGGGGGATTTGCTGTTCTTCCTCCATGTCCCTAGGACGGGAGGGCGGACGTATTTTCACTG TTTCTTGAAAAAATTGTATCCTAACTCTCTGGAATGCCCTCGTTCTTATGATAAGTTGCGCTTTGATCCAAG CAAACCAAAATGCAGGCTATTAGTTACACATGATGACTATAGCATAACATCCAAACTTCCGAAGGCAAGAACTTCAGTTGTGACCATACTTAGGGATCCAGTAGATCGTGTCTTTAGTACGTATGAATTTTCGATAGAGGTTGCAGCTAGATTTTTGGTGCATCCCAACTTGACATCTGCAACACAGATGACTTTACGCTTGCGGTCTAAGACCAAAGCAGTTAGTACACTGGATATCTGGCCATGGAAGTATCTAGTTCCATGGATGCGGCAAGATCTTTTTGAAAGG AGAGATGCAAGGCGCAGAAATGGACAGCATACAATAGAGAAGAATGATTATTATGACATGGAAGATTTTGCAATGCCATTACATGAATACATCAATCATCCTGCGGCCAGGGATATTGTACATAACGGAGCCACATTCCAG GTTGCAGGTTTGACAAACAATTCTTATATGGCAGAAGCACACGAAGTGCGCCATTGTGTGCAGAAGTACAAGATTCTTGGCAAATATGTGCTACAAGTTGCAAAG AAGAGATTGGATAATATGTTATATGTTGGTCTTACTGAAGAGCACAGAGAATCTGCAACTATGTTTGCAAATGTGGTTGGTGCTCAGGTTATATCACAGCTTAATGCTCCAAACACTAGCCTGGAGCTTGTTGATAAAACAG AACAGAGTTCAGTTTCAGATTCTGATCCTGATAGCAGTGAACATCAG AATAGTACCTCAGAGACAGTAGCAAGTGAGGTTACTTCAAGTGACAGTGGTGAAGCAACAAAGTTGAAG ATGTCTGCTAAAGAGCTCATGGGTGCTTATGAAGGTTGCATCTCTAATTTACGCAAGGCCCAGTCAAGCCGGCGTATCGCTTCTTTGAAGAGGATTTCTCCGGTGAACTTTACTAAGGAG GCACGTCTTCTAGTTAGTGAAGAGGTTCTCCAAGAGATACGGTCTCTTAATGACCTGGACTTAGAGCTTTACGAGTATGCAAGAGCCATTTTCGATAAACAACATAAAGCTACAATGCGGACGTTCACTGAG AGATGGGACAACATATCAAGCACTGCCTCTGAAATCACTTTCTGGAAGTTCCTTCCATTGGCAATTACTTTTGCCTTCCTCATTTTGGTATTGCTACTAATTGTAAATGTGAGAAGAAGAACGTTGAAGATTAAGTAA
- the LOC112769504 gene encoding uncharacterized protein: MSDRVLLKVYYFGQILLQISEGVTFVYENLLDLVIPFSISFEELKCVICEKIQSERARRISCILYRNPIQVFGGFVQFQTKYVTDEASMQDMFSMYIENRSQLSFIELYVEFEQSEANRNILREDYNSDNEEEFESNYEVVGPDGDEVQGDGAMAPDVFDVATALANDVPYVILHCMAVRVVEIPFLADGEFAVGMEFSFRKAVIKAIKEYTIRRSVDYRVYESESLTFYAKCTQYGSGCDWLIRISMISQKYCWVIRRYNGSHTCTRATISQDHSKLDSTMIAKAIKLLVEADPALKVKSVIAEAQSKFNYTVSYRKAWLAKQKAVEKIFEGWEASYEALPIWFEAMCHKEPSAVVHFETMPAYQGDDLVTDIRVLHRVFWSYYPCIRAFRHCKPVVQVNGTHLYGKYKGCLLVAVSQDGNNNIVPIAFAIVEGETSDAWHFFLSNLRQHVVTRDGVGLISDRHESINAAVERSNGAWSPPRAFHMFCIRHIESNFLRKFKAPYLQKLVVNIGYSRTVREYEVRYQRLRERGEAYTDWLNRIPREQYALAFDGGYRWGHMTTNLVECINSVLKGARNLPVTALVKATFYRLNELFTRKRAEAEARINAGHVFSDVVTSKLHANQLASGNIQVSCFDRQNEVFEVREMPSGLEFAVDLRGLRCDCGEFQVDRIPCRHVFACCANQRLDWQVYVHDVYKMDQVRRVYRARFRPLGNPTTWPVYNGPRFIPNPYLRRVGKGRPKMTRFLNEMDTRMLRRPRRCTICGAEGHSRGRCRQQRGANANRDQ; encoded by the exons ATGAGTGATAGAGTGTTATTGAAggtgtattattttggtcagattttgttacaaatatcTGAAGGAGTAACATTTGTTTATGAAAATCTGTTAGATTTGGTGATTCCTTTTTcaatctcatttgaagagctCAAATGTGTGATCTGTGAAAAAATTCAGTCTGAGAGGGCAAGAAGGATATCATGTATTCTATACAGAAATCCTATACAAGTGTTTGGTGGATTCGTccagtttcaaaccaaatatgtaacggacgaagcgagcatgcaagacATGTTTTCCATGTATATTGAAAATCGGAGTCAACTctcgttcatcgagttgtatgttgagtttgagcaATCTGAGGCCAATCGGAATATTCTACGGGAGGATTACAATAGTGACAatgaagaagagttcgaaagcaacTACGAAGTTGTTGGTCCAGATGGAGATGAGGTTCAAGGTGACGGAGCTATGGCTCCGGATGTGTTTGATGTGGCAACTGCACTGGCAAACGATGTCcc GTACGTAATTCTCC ATTGCATGGCTGTCCGGGTGGTAGAAATTCCTTTTCTTgcagatggtgaatttgccgTTGGAATGGAATTCAGTTTCAGGAAAGCTGTTATTAAAGCGATAAAAGAGTATACTATACGAAGAAGCGTAGATTACCGGGTGTATGAGTCTGAGTCGTTGACATTTTATGCGAAGTGTACACAGTATGGgtcagggtgtgattggcttatccgGATTAGCATGATCAGCCAgaagtactgttgggttataaggaggtataatggcAGTCACACATGTACCAGAGCCACAATTTCTCAGGATCATTCAAAGCTGGATTCGACCATGATTGCAAAAGCAATTAAGCTGTTGGTTGAGGCTGACCCCGCCTTAAAGGTAAAATCAGTTATAGCAGAGGCGCAATCGAAGTTCAACTACACTGTTAGTTATcggaaagcatggttggctaagcaaaaggCGGTTGAAAAAATATTCGAAGGTTGGGAGGCATCGTACGAAGCGTTGCCTATATGGTTTGAAgccatgtgtcataaggagccGTCAGCTGTTGTtcattttgagactatgcctgcataCCAAGGTGACGACTTGGTGACTGATATTCGGGTATTGCATCGTGTCTTTTGGAGTTACTACCCCTGCAttagagctttcagacattgtaAGCCAGTTGTCCAGGTGAATGGGACTCACTTATACGGAAAGTACAAGGGTTGTCTACTAGTGGCGGTGTCACAGGATGGTAACAACAACATCGTCCCAATTGCGTTTGCAattgtggagggagagacttcAGATGCGTGGCACTTTTTTCTGAGTAACCTTCGTCAGCATGTTGTCACTCGGGATGGTGTGGGACTGATATCTGACCGTCACGAATCCATAAATGCGGCTGTGGAAAGGAGTAACGGGGCTTGGTCACCTCCGAGAGCCTTTCATatgttttgcatcaggcatatagagtcgAATTTTCTGAGAAAATTCAAGGCGCCGTACTTACAGAAACTGGTCGTCAACATAG GATATTCGAGGACGGTGCGGGAGTACGAGGTGCGTTACCAACGTTTACGAGAACGGGGAGAGGCATACACTGACTGGTTAAACCGAATCCCCCGGGAACAGTACGCGTTGGCATTTGATGGTGGATATCGATGGGGTCATATGACGACAAATCTAGTGGAATGCATCAATTCAGTTTTAAAGGGCGCACGCAATCTCCCCGTGACTGCCCTTGTGAAGGCAACATTCTACAGGCTGAACGAGTTGTTTACCCGAAAAAGAGCGGAGGCGGAAGCCCGGATTAATGCTGGCCATGTGTTTTCTGATGTCGTGACTTCGAAGTTGCATGCAAACCAACTTGCATCAGGAAACATTCAGGTTAGTTGCTTTGATCGGCAGAATGAGGTCTTTGAGGTGCGTGAGATGCCGAGTGGACTGGAGTTTGCGGTGGACCTACGTGGCCTTCGATGTGACTGTGGTGAGTTTCAGGTGGACCGGATCCCCTGTCGACATGTCTTTGCATGTTGTGCCAACCAGCGACTGGATTGGCAAGTGTATGTTCATGATGTGTATAAGATGGACCAAGTTCGGCGGGTGTACCGAGCAAGGTTTAGGCCACTTGGTAACCCCACTACATGGCCTGTTTATAACGGACCTCGGTTCATCCCAAACCCGTACCTGAGACGCGTCGGGAAAGGTCGGCCAAAAATGACGcgcttcttgaatgagatggacacgcGAATGCTACGTCGGCCTAGGCGATGTACGATATGTGGAGCTGAGGGACACAGTCGTGGCAGATGCCGTCAGCAGCGTGGTGCAAATGCCAACAGAGATCAGTAG
- the LOC112769505 gene encoding uncharacterized protein, with protein MKAIQFRVPRLYYDAFHPTIHFQIPSSSLSLPKPMISRCSIVQSHHPNFTISYLIDSCGLSPDTAALTSQKLHLPSAERPNSILTLLREHGFTDTQISNLIRKCPLLLLVNPDILLPKFQFFLSIGISNTNLARTLTADPTLLTWSLEKQIIPSYNFLKSVLISDEKVAASLKRTSWVFLEDHKKNLVPNLNLLKEMDVPESCVMLLLTHFPEALMQKKENFAKLSKEIKEMGFNPKKTTFVLAIHVLSGEGNKSIYNRCCEVYKRWGWSDDDILMAFKKHPLCMILSEDKIMKTMDYLVNKMSWPSGMIVRCPVVLFFSLEKRIKPRCSVAKVLLMKGLIKRKLSLSTLLLPDEDSFLEKYVIKYELQVKGGGTRIQRCSCSINATDLGR; from the coding sequence ATGAAAGCAATCCAATTCCGTGTGCCTAGGTTGTACTATGACGCATTTCATCCCACAATCCACTTCCAGataccatcatcatcattatcactcCCTAAACCAATGATCTCCCGCTGCAGCATAGTCCAATCTCACCACCCCAATTTCACAATCTCATACCTGATTGACTCATGTGGTCTCTCTCCAGACACTGCTGCTCTTACTTCCCAAAAGCTTCACCTTCCTTCTGCTGAAAGACCAAACTCAATTCTCACCCTTCTCAGGGAGCATGGTTTCACAGATACCCAGATTTCAAACCTCATCAGAAAATGTCCATTGCTCCTCTTAGTAAACCCAGATATCCTCTTGCCAAAGTTTCAATTTTTCCTCTCCATTGGGATTTCCAATACCAACCTCGCAAGAACCCTAACCGCTGACCCAACCCTTTTGACCTGGAGCTTGGAGAAACAGATCATACCCTCTTACAATTTCCTCAAGAGTGTGTTGATTTCTGATGAAAAGGTTGCAGCTTCATTGAAGCGCACATCTTGGGTCTTCCTCGAGGATCACAAGAAGAACCTCGTACCAAACCTCAATCTCCTAAAAGAGATGGATGTTCCTGAATCATGTGTTATGCTGTTGCTTACTCATTTCCCGGAGGCATTGATGCAGAAAAAGGAAAACTTTGCAAAGCTTTCTAAGGAGATTAAAGAAATGGGGTTTAATCCAAAAAAGACAACATTTGTGTTGGCCATTCATGTGCTCTCAGGTGAGGGTAACAAATCCATATATAACCGCTGTTGCGAGGTTTATAAGAGGTGGGGTTGGTCAGATGATGACATCCTTATGGCATTCAAGAAGCACCCACTTTGTATGATACTTTCAGAGGATAAGATAATGAAGACAATGGATTACTTGGTGAATAAGATGAGTTGGCCTTCAGGGATGATTGTTAGGTGCCCAGTTGTGTTGTTTTTCAGCTTGGAGAAGAGGATTAAACCTAGGTGTTCTGTTGCTAAGGTTTTGTTGATGAAGGGATTGATTAAGAGGAAGTTGAGCTTGTCCACTTTGCTGTTGCCTGATGAGGACAGTTTCTTGGAGAAGTATGTGATCAAGTATGAGCTGCAGGTGAAGGGTGGTGGAACAAGGATTCAACGATGCTCCTGTTCGATCAACGCAACAGATCTGGGAAGGTAA